In one Dermacentor albipictus isolate Rhodes 1998 colony chromosome 4, USDA_Dalb.pri_finalv2, whole genome shotgun sequence genomic region, the following are encoded:
- the LOC135902088 gene encoding sodium-dependent proline transporter-like: protein MSTSDRRRYQSRTQQFLTFAAVIASKNGIFTLPRLLFIHGGAPFVIAYTTLTVSVVIPVMQLESVLAQFMGAGNIGIFDTVPGMRGLGHTMTFYFTLGMTIFVTECSYSTVFLASLFRSTLPWADCSHYRPSDSCYELQRKMVLCSSVQERIVQRYRHSHETQGMPVTNGTTTVLVPESAYNFSDCVNGTHSATRLFFDTRVLRLSTDGRSAIHPEIAITMAVLWLLVFTATRNGLQNAEYAVYVIATLTITTLTLMLVNSLALKCSDRGINILVRAPLSGVISYELWRDALKVAISNIGIFSGGFLSTARFNIFKTKIATFSTVVALMQLISSLLYGLLFYAHVGFLSSVKDMDIERILQSADIEHVIMPETLTILDTTRFWCAVYFTWLLANALGYMMIGPEVILEAVVFEFPGFAKFRNELRLAACLCFYVFGLCVTTTSGPYIIRLLMPNIEVIAALSLLIEVLVIVRIYGIHRVMADYHTMTGNYPNLMTRLSWTFGVPLQLTMLLAIEVMEPSPEGNTGVRLSYFANLLGIWIIIVAVSFIPAYLIALLTVHPWEKIMAPAMTWLPDDKVAPRECRGLLQEFGFASRKGALPDQPSLATSGQVSDAAGTSRGDTVTVAETIDTRETGTAGTTERSVSFAPDVMTTPRYSENFNELLERQFGLRSSRVPSRDATSQAGFPDDTSSSIQIKVPGYERNIDTVPTSVFAKEDVEEIRKIIDNVDTALCALSPEDVAFAEKIALVNGEPAKRVAQSSLESKREADKGQSLAAAAALALPQTEGHVKLPKDAVQKSDRKQRAVPLPPASPLHHLKCDVKPTSTTGTAGKMGSRQGLVAAPESATHLAQPIEGGVKTPEEMAAHSGIESPSLSEKHAQHLMSKERPGQKRKKNRRTSSSRLEKKRGSKQLYKAKKSASKKRKSSGSESADVNQGSVECSPKDSAKGSAMASPSKIGSKGSRTS from the coding sequence ATGAGCACCTCGGATCGCCGCCGCTACCAGAGCCGCACTCAGCAGTTCCTGACGTTCGCCGCCGTCATCGCGAGCAAGAACGGCATCTTCACTCTGCCTCGACTCCTCTTCATACATGGCGGAGCCCCGTTCGTGATCGCCTACACGACGCTTACGGTGAGCGTGGTGATCCCAGTGATGCAACTGGAGAGCGTGCTAGCCCAGTTCATGGGCGCCGGAAACATCGGAATCTTCGACACTGTGCCGGGCATGCGGGGTCTCGGCCACACGATGACCTTCTACTTCACGCTTGGCATGACCATCTTCGTGACCGAGTGCTCCTACTCGACCGTGTTCCTGGCCAGCTTGTTCCGATCTACTCTCCCGTGGGCTGACTGCAGCCACTACCGGCCATCCGACTCGTGCTACGAGCTGCAAAGAAAAATGGTGCTTTGTAGCAGCGTGCAGGAACGCATAGTTCAGCGCTACCGGCACTCGCACGAGACGCAGGGAATGCCGGTGACGAACGGCACGACAACGGTGCTTGTCCCCGAGTCCGCCTACAACTTCAGCGACTGCGTCAACGGCACGCACAGCGCTACGCGTCTGTTCTTCGACACCAGGGTTCTCCGGCTCTCGACGGACGGCCGCAGCGCGATTCATCCGGAGATAGCCATCACGATGGCGGTTCTCTGGCTGCTCGTCTTCACCGCCACCAGAAACGGCCTGCAAAACGCCGAGTACGCAGTGTACGTTATCGCCACCCTGACCATCACTACGCTGACGCTGATGCTCGTGAATTCTTTGGCACTAAAGTGCAGTGATCGCGGAATCAATATCTTAGTCAGGGCACCGCTGTCAGGCGTCATCAGCTACGAGCTTTGGCGAGACGCGCTGAAGGTGGCAATAAGCAACATCGGCATCTTCAGTGGGGGTTTCCTGAGCACTGCACGCTTCAATATATTCAAAACCAAGATAGCAACATTTTCAACCGTCGTAGCTCTAATGCAACTGATATCTTCGCTACTCTACGGACTCCTCTTCTACGCGCACGTTGGATTTCTGTCTTCTGTTAAGGACATGGACATCGAGCGCATCTTGCAGAGTGCCGATATTGAACACGTGATAATGCCCGAGACCCTCACGATTTTGGATACGACGCGGTTTTGGTGCGCAGTGTACTTCACCTGGTTGTTAGCCAATGCCCTGGGATACATGATGATAGGTCCTGAAGTTATCCTCGAAGCGGTCGTGTTTGAATTTCCAGGATTTGCAAAGTTTCGGAACGAGCTCCGCTTAGCTGCCTGTTTGTGCTTCTACGTTTTCGGACTTTGTGTGACCACCACCTCTGGACCATACATAATCAGGCTGCTCATGCCTAACATTGAGGTCATTGCGGCGCTGTCTCTTTTGATAGAAGTGCTAGTAATTGTGCGAATTTACGGTATTCACCGCGTCATGGCAGACTATCACACAATGACGGGTAACTACCCGAACCTGATGACGCGATTATCGTGGACATTCGGAGTGCCTCTTCAACTAACCATGCTGCTGGCCATCGAGGTAATGGAGCCGTCTCCAGAAGGGAACACGGGCGTTCGCCTTAGTTACTTCGCGAACCTGCTCGGAATCTGGATCATCATTGTCGCAGTCAGTTTTATCCCTGCCTACCTCATCGCCCTTCTCACGGTCCACCCGTGGGAGAAGATCATGGCACCAGCAATGACGTGGTTGCCAGATGACAAAGTTGCCCCTCGCGAGTGCCGAGGTCTGCTGCAAGAATTTGGCTTCGCGTCGAGAAAGGGTGCCCTGCCCGACCAGCCGAGTCTAGCCACAAGTGGCCAGGTTAGCGACGCTGCTGGAACGAGTCGCGGCGACACGGTGACTGTGGCGGAGACGATAGACACACGCGAGACGGGGACGGCGGGCACCACGGAGCGGTCGGTCTCGTTCGCCCCCGATGTGATGACGACGCCCCGTTACAGCGAGAACTTCAACGAGCTTCTTGAGCGGCAGTTCGGACTCCGTTCTTCCAGGGTACCATCCCGAGATGCGACCTCTCAAGCAGGCTTTCCGGATGACACTTCTTCATCCATTCAGATTAAGGTGCCCGGTTACGAGAGAAACATCGACACCGTTCCGACATCGGTGTTTGCCAAGGAAGACGTCGAAGAGATTCGAAAGATTATCGACAATGTGGACACCGCGCTTTGCGCTCTCTCCCCAGAAGACGTCGCCTTCGCGGAGAAAATAGCCCTGGTCAACGGCGAACCTGCCAAGCGCGTTGCTCAATCATCGCTCGAAAGCAAGAGAGAGGCAGACAAAGGGCAGAGTTTGGCGGCTGCtgcggcgcttgcgctgcctcAGACGGAAGGCCACGTCAAGCTTCCGAAGGACGCGGTACAGAAAAGCGACAGAAAACAAAGGGCGGTACCGCTTCCACCAGCTTCTCCGCTGCACCATTTGAAATGTGACGTCAAACCGACAAGCACCACTGGTACAGCAGGCAAAATGGGCAGCAGGCAAGGTCTGGTTGCAGCCCCTGAATCAGCAACACATTTAGCGCAGCCGATAGAAGGTGGCGTAAAAACTCCAGAGGAGATGGCTGCGCATTCTGGCATCGAAAGTCCGTCACTCAGTGAAAAGCACGCACAGCATTTGATGAGCAAAGAACGGCCCGggcagaagagaaagaagaataGGCGGACGTCGTCTTCACGATTAGAAAAGAAGAGGGGCTCAAAACAACTGTACAAGGCTAAGAAATCCGCAAGCAAGAAGCGCAAGTCATCAGGGTCGGAAAGCGCTGACGTCAATCAGGGCAGTGTTGAGTGCAGCCCGAAGGACAGCGCTAAAGGCAGCGCTATGGCGAGCCCTAGTAAAATCGGCTCTAAGGGAAGCCGCACGTCATAA
- the LOC135902061 gene encoding sodium-dependent proline transporter-like, translating to MNTADRRRYQSHTQQFLTFAAVIASKNGIFTLPRLLFIHGGAPFVIAYTTLTVSVVIPVMQLESMLGQFMGAGNIGIFDTVPGLRGLGHTMTFYFTLGMTIFVTECSYSTVFLASLFRSTLPWANCSYYRPSDSCYELQRKMVLCSSVQEHIVQHYRHSHETQGMPVTNGTTTVLVPESAYNFSDCANGTQSATRLFFDSRVLRRSTDGRDAIHPEIAITMAVLWLLVFVATRNGLQNAEYAVYVIATLTITTLTLMLVNSLALKCSDRGINILVRAPLSGIISYELWRDALKVAISNIGIFSGGFLSTARFNIFKTNIGTFSTVVALMQLISSLLYGLLFYVHVGFLSSVKDTEIERILESADIEHVVMPETLTILDTTRVWCTVYFTWLLANALGYMMIGPEVVLEAVVFEFPEFAKFRNRLRLAACFCFYVFGLCLSTTSGPYIIKLLAPNIEVIAALSLLLEVLVIVRIYGIHRIMAHYHTMTGNYPNLMTRLSWTFGVPLQLTMLLAVEVMEPSQEGYRGTRCSYFAKLFGIWIIIVAVSFIPTYLIALLTVHPWDKIMAPAMTWLPDDKVTTRECRTLLQEFGYASRKGALPHQPSLAKSGQVSEAAGTRRGDTGTVAETIDPREMVGTTERSVSFAPDVITRPRYIENFNELLERQFGLRSSRKPSQDATSQAGFLDDTSSTIQINVSGYDRNIDTIPTSVFAKEDVQEIRKIIDKVDTALCALSPEDAAFAEKIALVNGEPAKRAAESSIESKREADKRRSLAAAAVLPLPQPEGDAKLAKDAVQKSDRKQSAVPLPPAAPLHQLECDIKPTSMTGIAGKMDSRQGLVAAPESATPLAQPTEGGVKTPKALAAHSGIESPSLSEKHAQHSMSKERPGRKRKKNKRTSSSRLQKKRGSKQLSKAKKSASKKRKSSG from the coding sequence ATGAACACCGCGGATCGCCGCCGCTACCAGAGCCACACTCAGCAGTTCCTGACGTTCGCTGCCGTCATCGCGAGCAAGAACGGCATCTTCACCCTGCCTCGACTCCTTTTCATACACGGCGGAGCCCCGTTCGTGATCGCCTACACGACGCTTACGGTGAGCGTGGTGATCCCAGTGATGCAACTGGAGAGCATGCTAGGCCAGTTCATGGGCGCCGGAAACATCGGAATCTTCGACACTGTGCCGGGCCTGCGGGGTCTGGGCCACACGATGACCTTCTACTTCACGCTTGGCATGACCATCTTCGTGACCGAGTGCTCCTACTCGACCGTGTTCCTGGCCAGCTTGTTCCGATCTACTCTCCCATGGGCTAACTGCAGTTACTACCGACCATCGGACTCGTGCTACGAGCTGCAAAGAAAAATGGTGCTTTGTAGCAGCGTGCAGGAACACATAGTTCAGCACTACCGGCACTCGCACGAGACGCAGGGAATGCCGGTGACGAACGGCACGACAACGGTGCTTGTCCCCGAGTCCGCCTACAACTTCAGCGACTGCGCCAACGGCACGCAGAGCGCTACGCGTCTGTTCTTCGACTCCAGGGTTCTCCGGCGCTCGACGGACGGCCGCGACGCGATTCATCCGGAGATAGCCATCACGATGGCGGTTCTCTGGCTGCTCGTCTTCGTCGCCACCAGAAATGGCCTGCAAAACGCCGAGTACGCAGTGTACGTTATTGCTACCCTGACCATCACTACGCTGACGCTGATGCTCGTGAATTCTTTGGCCCTAAAGTGCAGTGACCGCGGAATTAATATCTTAGTCAGGGCACCACTGTCAGGCATCATCAGCTACGAACTTTGGCGGGACGCGCTGAAGGTGGCAATAAGCAACATCGGCATCTTCAGTGGGGGTTTCCTGAGCACTGCGCGCTTCAATATATTCAAAACCAATATAGGAACATTTTCAACCGTCGTAGCTCTTATGCAACTGATATCTTCGCTACTCTACGGACTTCTCTTCTACGTGCACGTTGGATTTCTGTCTTCTGTTAAGGACACGGAGATCGAGCGCATCCTGGAGAGCGCCGATATTGAACACGTGGTAATGCCTGAAACCCTCACAATTTTGGATACGACGCGCGTTTGGTGCACAGTGTACTTCACCTGGTTGTTAGCCAATGCCCTGGGGTACATGATGATAGGTCCTGAAGTTGTCCTCGAAGCGGTCGTGTTTGAATTTCCAGAATTTGCAAAGTTCCGGAACAGGCTCCGCTTAGCTGCCTGCTTTTGCTTCTACGTTTTCGGACTTTGTCTGTCCACCACCTCTGGACCATACATAATCAAGCTGCTCGCGCCTAACATTGAGGTCATTGCGGCGCTGTCTCTTTTGTTAGAAGTGCTGGTCATTGTGCGAATTTACGGGATTCACCGCATCATGGCGCACTATCACACAATGACGGGTAACTACCCGAACCTAATGACGCGATTATCCTGGACTTTCGGAGTGCCTCTTCAACTAACGATGCTCCTGGCGGTCGAGGTAATGGAGCCGTCTCAAGAAGGGTACAGGGGCACTCGCTGTAGTTACTTCGCGAAGCTGTTCGGAATCTGGATCATCATTGTCGCAGTCAGTTTCATCCCTACTTACCTAATCGCCCTTCTCACGGTCCACCCGTGGGATAAGATCATGGCGCCAGCAATGACGTGGTTGCCCGATGACAAAGTGACCACTCGCGAGTGCCGAACACTGCTACAAGAATTTGGCTACGCTTCGAGGAAGGGGGCCCTGCCTCACCAGCCGAGTCTAGCCAAAAGTGGCCAGGTTAGTGAGGCTGCTGGAACCAGGCGCGGTGACACGGGGACTGTGGCGGAGACGATAGACCCACGCGAGATGGTGGGCACCACGGAGCggtcagtctcgttcgcccccgaCGTGATAACGAGGCCCCGTTACATCGAGAACTTCAATGAGCTCCTCGAGCGGCAGTTCGGACTCCGCTCTTCCAGGAAACCATCCCAAGATGCGACCTCTCAAGCAGGCTTTCTGGATGACACTTCTTCAACCATACAGATTAATGTGTCCGGTTACGATAGAAACATTGACACCATTCCGACATCGGTGTTTGCCAAGGAAGACGTCCAAGAGATTCGAAAGATTATCGACAAAGTCGACACCGCGCTCTGCGCTCTCTCCCCAGAAGACGCCGCCTTTGCGGAGAAAATAGCCCTGGTCAACGGCGAACCTGCCAAGCGCGCTGCTGAATCATCGATCGAGAGCAAGAGAGAGGCAGACAAACGGCGGAGCTTGGCGGCTGCTGCGGTGCTTCCGCTGCCTCAGCCAGAAGGCGACGCCAAGCTTGCGAAGGACGCCGTACAGAAAAGCGACAGAAAACAAAGCGCAGTACCGCTTCCACCAGCTGCTCCGCTGCACCAACTGGAATGTGACATCAAGCCAACAAGCATGACTGGTATAGCAGGCAAAATGGACAGCAGGCAAGGTCTTGTTGCAGCCCCTGAATCAGCAACTCCTTTAGCGCAGCCGACAGAAGGTGGCGTAAAAACTCCAAAGGCGCTGGCTGCGCATTCTGGCATCGAAAGTCCGTCACTCAGTGAAAAGCACGCACAGCATTCGATGAGCAAGGAACGGCCCGggcggaaaagaaagaagaataagcGGACGTCATCTTCACGATTACAAAAGAAGAGGGGCTCAAAACAACTGTCCAAGGCTAAGAAATCCGCCAGCAAGAAGCGCAAGTCATCAGGGTAG